The Betaproteobacteria bacterium genome has a window encoding:
- a CDS encoding alkaline phosphatase family protein, giving the protein MSAPAVTSEQWVRPDYSGGGIVNLMASVMAARGGGRSTYPLLEGLDAEVLARPRTLVLLVIDGLGFRHVLRSSAAPCIREHLRGRMTSVFPSTTAAAIPTFLTALAPQQHGLTGWHMLFREIGTVAAVLPFRPRCGGRSLREGGVTPQLLLGLSPLYDRLTDRSWVIAPERIVHTDFNAAASGRAERVGYRTLDELAERVLAAAVMPARKFVYAYYPELDSLAHVHGIGSDEVQAELARIDGAFDSLVRALRGTDTTLVLTADHGFVDTTPETRVALQDHPELAAMLTLPLCGEPRVAYCYVDPEHVRDFEHYAATRLAAGFTLVRSRDLIEEGWFGPGAPHPRLAERVGHYVLLARDNWTLTDLALGERPHVQIGVHGGATADEMLVPLVVAPA; this is encoded by the coding sequence ATGAGCGCGCCAGCCGTGACGAGCGAGCAGTGGGTGCGGCCGGACTACTCGGGCGGCGGCATCGTCAATCTGATGGCAAGCGTGATGGCGGCGCGCGGGGGCGGACGCAGCACTTACCCGCTGCTCGAAGGGCTCGACGCGGAAGTGCTTGCCAGACCGCGTACCCTCGTCCTCCTCGTGATCGACGGTCTCGGCTTCCGGCACGTCCTGCGCTCGTCCGCCGCGCCGTGCATCCGCGAGCACCTTCGCGGGCGGATGACGTCCGTGTTCCCGTCGACCACGGCGGCTGCCATTCCCACGTTCCTCACCGCGCTGGCGCCGCAGCAGCACGGTCTCACCGGCTGGCACATGCTGTTTCGCGAGATCGGCACGGTGGCCGCCGTGCTGCCCTTTCGGCCGCGCTGCGGCGGTCGATCGCTGCGCGAGGGGGGCGTCACGCCGCAGCTCCTGCTCGGACTGTCACCGCTCTACGACCGGCTTACCGACCGCTCCTGGGTGATCGCACCGGAGCGCATCGTGCACACGGATTTCAACGCCGCGGCGAGCGGCCGTGCGGAGCGCGTCGGATATCGCACCCTCGACGAACTCGCCGAGCGTGTGCTCGCAGCCGCCGTCATGCCCGCGCGCAAGTTCGTCTACGCCTATTACCCGGAGCTCGATTCGCTGGCGCATGTTCACGGCATCGGCAGCGATGAGGTGCAGGCAGAGCTGGCGCGCATCGACGGCGCGTTCGATTCGCTGGTGCGCGCGCTGCGTGGCACCGACACGACGCTCGTCTTGACCGCGGATCACGGCTTCGTCGACACCACGCCAGAGACGCGCGTCGCCCTGCAGGATCACCCCGAGCTTGCGGCGATGCTGACACTGCCTCTCTGCGGTGAACCGCGCGTGGCGTATTGCTACGTCGATCCGGAACACGTGCGCGATTTCGAGCACTACGCCGCCACCCGGCTCGCCGCGGGCTTCACGCTCGTGCGCAGTCGCGATCTGATCGAGGAGGGCTGGTTCGGGCCCGGTGCGCCACACCCGCGGCTCGCCGAGCGGGTCGGTCACTACGTGCTTCTCGCCCGTGACAACTGGACGCTCACGGATCTCGCGCTCGGCGAGCGGCCGCACGTGCAGATCGGCGTGCACGGCGGGGCGACGGCGGACGAGATGCTGGTGCCGCTTGTGGTCGCGCCGGCTTAG